The following are from one region of the Ruficoccus sp. ZRK36 genome:
- a CDS encoding type II secretion system protein encodes MRTVQHQSASTGTTRAGFSLIEMLVVISVLAILGTLIFTVTQKAYISSQKTIAMSGLREVATAIQLYSQDNDGYLPGPLWSTTNGYYGNDNRSLGYHLYSYLGLPEPETGTSYQIPQLTCPLFEEMRIANGTPCYFITQRVKIGSANRNPWGYRSTTQEVGEGTPPQKFGTVLLSNEAADTTAMYAADAANVTNPNAGWAANLIPEPLFGTERLHLYFDWHVDFVPITED; translated from the coding sequence ATGAGAACAGTTCAACATCAGTCTGCCAGCACTGGCACTACCCGAGCGGGCTTTTCACTCATCGAGATGCTTGTCGTCATTTCCGTGCTGGCGATCTTGGGTACGCTCATCTTCACGGTCACCCAAAAGGCCTATATCTCATCGCAGAAGACGATCGCCATGAGTGGCCTGCGGGAGGTGGCAACCGCCATCCAGTTGTATTCACAAGACAACGATGGCTACCTGCCCGGTCCTCTCTGGTCCACCACTAACGGCTACTACGGTAACGACAACCGCTCGCTCGGTTATCATTTGTATTCCTACCTGGGGCTGCCCGAGCCGGAAACCGGTACATCCTACCAGATTCCCCAGCTGACCTGTCCCCTCTTCGAGGAAATGCGTATCGCCAACGGCACACCCTGCTATTTCATCACCCAGCGGGTAAAGATCGGCTCGGCCAATCGAAACCCCTGGGGATACCGCAGCACCACACAGGAAGTCGGTGAAGGCACCCCGCCGCAAAAGTTTGGCACCGTTCTCCTGTCAAATGAGGCCGCCGATACCACTGCCATGTACGCCGCCGATGCCGCCAACGTCACCAACCCCAATGCTGGTTGGGCTGCGAACCTCATCCCGGAGCCTCTCTTCGGCACCGAGCGCCTCCATCTGTACTTTGACTGGCACGTCGACTTCGTACCGATCACAGAGGACTAA
- a CDS encoding MFS transporter — protein sequence MSLESEPEPEPPHLTATSPFAPPFRYGLSFGASNAFTWMIALGTPMVLLCEQLGATTFQVGLAYASVFLLLPVQVLATGLLPYLGYQRQMMLAWGLRSIFLFIPLGLALSRPDDPPPWMAMLMVASIILFSLFRAMGSALFFPWMYQLLPMGLRGRYYTTEQALTGIAGCLTMLLSAGLMALLSPWTAFALLYVLALLGSAGSVFFISRLPHVEVKQRFDLRLMAREIPRLCLRPGKFRQYMWLVLSVAAVGNAFAPFTTYYLRVHAELSDGRILVFMAVQVVGSVLGALLLRNFIDGLCARPVFKLFLILQALVFTYWLLLVHGGSGWLDWLPVAYFVVGFGAALNMQGNLKYSPQLSNDAQRALVLAIHSSVVGFLGGLAPILWGWFLKEPGPPARMNIEHFSYYLIASIVMMVVLFPFFGRLKESAPQPLPAFDSSSVLRPFRWVAVSINLVPRGNGHDEDDPKPAAETAEK from the coding sequence ATGAGCCTTGAATCAGAGCCCGAACCTGAACCTCCTCATTTGACGGCTACGTCGCCGTTCGCACCGCCTTTCCGCTACGGTCTTTCCTTTGGCGCCAGTAACGCCTTTACCTGGATGATCGCTCTGGGCACCCCGATGGTGCTGCTGTGTGAGCAGCTCGGGGCGACGACGTTTCAGGTCGGTCTGGCCTACGCCTCTGTCTTTCTGCTGCTGCCGGTGCAGGTGCTGGCTACGGGCCTGCTGCCCTACCTCGGCTACCAGCGGCAGATGATGTTGGCCTGGGGGCTGCGCTCCATATTTTTGTTTATACCGCTGGGCCTCGCCCTGAGCCGCCCGGATGACCCGCCGCCCTGGATGGCCATGCTCATGGTGGCCAGTATTATCCTGTTCAGCCTGTTTCGGGCGATGGGCAGCGCGCTGTTTTTCCCCTGGATGTATCAACTGCTGCCGATGGGGCTACGCGGGCGCTACTATACGACAGAGCAGGCGCTGACGGGGATTGCCGGGTGCCTGACCATGCTGCTGTCGGCCGGGCTGATGGCTCTGCTCTCGCCCTGGACGGCCTTTGCGCTGCTCTATGTGCTGGCCTTGCTGGGCTCGGCTGGCTCGGTCTTTTTCATATCCCGCCTGCCCCACGTCGAGGTGAAGCAACGTTTTGACCTGCGACTGATGGCACGGGAAATTCCCCGGCTGTGCCTGCGTCCGGGGAAGTTCCGCCAGTACATGTGGCTGGTTCTGTCGGTCGCTGCGGTCGGTAACGCCTTTGCCCCATTTACGACGTACTACCTGCGCGTGCATGCAGAACTCTCCGATGGCCGCATCCTGGTCTTTATGGCCGTGCAGGTCGTGGGAAGTGTGCTGGGGGCACTGCTGCTGCGTAACTTTATCGATGGTCTGTGTGCGCGACCGGTCTTCAAGCTGTTCCTGATACTACAGGCGCTGGTCTTTACCTACTGGCTGCTTCTGGTGCATGGTGGTTCCGGCTGGCTGGACTGGCTGCCGGTGGCGTACTTTGTGGTGGGCTTTGGTGCTGCGCTGAATATGCAGGGAAATTTGAAGTACTCGCCCCAGCTCAGTAACGACGCTCAACGCGCGCTGGTGCTGGCTATTCACAGCTCCGTCGTGGGCTTTCTCGGAGGGCTGGCGCCTATCCTGTGGGGGTGGTTCCTGAAGGAGCCCGGCCCGCCCGCCCGCATGAATATCGAGCACTTCAGCTACTACCTGATCGCCTCAATCGTCATGATGGTGGTGCTTTTCCCGTTTTTTGGGAGGCTCAAGGAGTCTGCGCCGCAGCCGCTGCCTGCGTTTGACAGCAGCAGCGTGCTTCGGCCTTTCCGCTGGGTCGCGGTCTCCATCAATCTCGTGCCGCGTGGCAACGGCCATGACGAAGATGACCCGAAGCCCGCGGCAGAAACAGCGGAAAAGTAG
- a CDS encoding heparinase II/III family protein: protein MPNTLVTIAKHLPLAALILSVTTGMSPAPSESDSAPNSSDYVASSTPEKKGTEALPSIPADAPADEGIESFKAGNPADLKPSRELLLMAKSDPSLKEKCSALIGRARESLEKPLMVRAYSLDELRAVTRLHWDERYDTADESFRETFALGRSDWMMAPQTYNDCVMFASAYVLSGEQVFLDRVLAQLEESSTWEPLQRSGWNSYARKAPPTAEGDGVWLTTGRMLSTFTDTLNMLAEEDVPPELRARIKTLMQNEVERIVDDFKSNRPWYVRAHAIHSNQWALPLAGLVNATVYLGRDKYPEEYEYGVEGLIQTLDAQGEKGEFIEGVVYSVATIGEILSAAYNSALDGDRRLIDHPFLKNYPVWLANQIQPGEYIVNPFDNGFGTRYSLRRFINMFSRMAVMIGSPQAIWVRNHFPECPDSSLFGMLSLALPASEGIAPPLYNEFPKNATVVWRDSWDKEASGFWMRGGSPADFHDHMDRGHVSFIVEGRAILIEAGAGRYGNPNYLRDYRSIMGHNVLQVGEVDMESVTKEQLFAAGQPREEAHRVAPLDIAWLDEEGGCITADMSTVYPAAKEWVRTVEWDTHNLEAVDEVVLENPDTVIFRWHLGAPAKDVRSRYGPTLPKADLTLEDGVLKGEGYTLSFEADQPVTAEIVAAPDYTLWFSSEHYCLVIRSKEPVASLNLTTRIEVEPGASGHH, encoded by the coding sequence ATGCCCAATACACTCGTTACCATCGCTAAACATTTGCCGCTGGCTGCGCTCATCCTGAGCGTGACGACCGGCATGTCTCCTGCCCCGTCGGAGAGCGACTCCGCGCCGAACAGCTCGGACTATGTCGCATCTTCGACACCCGAAAAGAAAGGGACGGAGGCTCTACCGTCTATTCCCGCAGATGCTCCTGCTGACGAGGGGATCGAATCCTTTAAGGCGGGCAACCCCGCGGACTTAAAGCCCAGCCGTGAGCTGCTGCTGATGGCTAAAAGCGATCCGTCTTTGAAGGAAAAATGTTCGGCCCTGATCGGTCGTGCACGCGAGAGCCTGGAGAAACCATTGATGGTGCGTGCCTACAGTCTGGATGAGCTCCGCGCTGTGACGCGGCTGCACTGGGATGAGCGTTACGACACCGCCGACGAGTCTTTTCGCGAGACCTTTGCGCTGGGGCGTTCGGACTGGATGATGGCCCCTCAGACCTACAACGACTGCGTTATGTTTGCCAGCGCCTACGTGCTCAGTGGCGAGCAGGTTTTTCTCGATCGCGTACTGGCACAGCTTGAGGAGAGCTCCACCTGGGAGCCACTGCAGCGCTCCGGCTGGAACTCCTATGCCCGTAAGGCACCCCCTACAGCTGAGGGTGATGGGGTCTGGCTGACAACCGGCCGCATGCTGAGTACCTTTACGGATACGCTGAACATGCTGGCCGAGGAGGATGTGCCGCCTGAGCTGCGTGCACGTATCAAGACGCTCATGCAGAACGAGGTGGAGCGGATCGTCGACGATTTTAAAAGCAACCGCCCCTGGTATGTGCGGGCACACGCTATCCACTCCAACCAGTGGGCACTGCCGCTGGCCGGGCTGGTTAACGCCACAGTCTACCTCGGGCGGGACAAGTACCCCGAGGAGTATGAGTATGGTGTCGAAGGCTTGATACAGACGCTGGATGCACAGGGTGAGAAGGGCGAGTTTATCGAGGGCGTTGTTTACTCGGTGGCCACCATCGGTGAAATCCTGAGTGCGGCCTACAACTCTGCGCTCGATGGTGACCGGCGCTTGATCGATCATCCCTTCCTGAAAAATTATCCCGTCTGGCTCGCCAATCAGATCCAACCCGGCGAGTACATCGTGAACCCTTTCGATAACGGATTTGGCACACGCTATTCGCTTCGCCGATTCATTAACATGTTCTCACGGATGGCCGTGATGATCGGCAGCCCGCAGGCGATCTGGGTGCGCAACCACTTTCCGGAGTGTCCGGACAGCTCGCTGTTCGGGATGCTCTCCCTGGCACTGCCAGCGTCCGAGGGGATTGCTCCGCCGCTCTACAACGAGTTTCCTAAAAATGCCACGGTTGTCTGGCGTGACAGTTGGGATAAAGAGGCCTCTGGTTTTTGGATGCGTGGGGGCAGCCCGGCTGATTTCCATGATCACATGGATCGCGGCCATGTGAGCTTTATCGTGGAGGGGCGCGCGATCCTGATTGAGGCGGGTGCCGGGCGCTACGGTAATCCCAACTACCTGCGCGACTACCGCTCGATCATGGGGCACAATGTGCTCCAGGTCGGCGAGGTGGATATGGAGTCTGTCACGAAGGAGCAGCTATTCGCGGCAGGCCAGCCACGGGAAGAAGCGCACCGTGTGGCGCCGCTCGACATTGCCTGGCTGGATGAGGAGGGTGGTTGTATCACCGCGGACATGAGCACCGTTTACCCGGCGGCAAAGGAGTGGGTGCGTACGGTCGAATGGGATACGCATAATCTGGAGGCCGTGGACGAGGTTGTATTGGAAAATCCTGACACCGTGATCTTCCGCTGGCACCTGGGGGCGCCCGCCAAGGATGTGCGCTCGCGCTATGGCCCTACGCTCCCGAAGGCGGACCTCACCCTCGAGGATGGTGTCCTCAAGGGTGAGGGCTACACGCTGAGCTTCGAGGCAGACCAACCTGTGACAGCGGAGATCGTGGCTGCGCCGGACTATACGCTCTGGTTCTCCAGTGAGCACTACTGCCTGGTCATTCGCTCAAAGGAGCCGGTTGCATCGCTCAATTTGACTACGCGTATTGAAGTCGAGCCGGGCGCATCGGGCCATCATTAG
- a CDS encoding sulfatase, protein MKNFPRFATLALACALGSQSASAKNVIFVLADDLSPRLECYGGDVISPNLDNLASEGALFEHAYAQATICTPSRASIMTGMRPDEAGPRDNNYRRSYFRNYHPDVQTLPQYVQQFGYTSIGLGKTYGPHDPASWSRDDLGEAKGPEQYALPENSEIFIKNSKAGKRGWFNRGPLTEAADVPDNAYPDGRVTDRAIEVIHELKDEPFFLYIGYQRPHRPFTAPKKYFDMYADKELSFPGPGGYPEDAPELALKSHRTASPKPGDKNYERDYDQLLGHYASATYVDALVGKVMDTLKELNLDDDTLVIFSADHGFHVGENGQWDKSALFETTCAVPLIIYMPGDKALPLRIDQPVELLDIYPTVLDFLELPHPPQLEGKSLLPLMTNKGASGKDYAYTEVLRSKGGKNAAMNWDGSIEGRSLRSGDYRLNRWWDAHTGEVLAIELYDYSLPEPEIKNLAGDPAYADVQAQLLAQLNEQWPLPTQSK, encoded by the coding sequence ATGAAAAATTTTCCGCGTTTCGCCACGCTCGCCCTGGCCTGTGCTCTGGGTTCCCAGAGTGCATCAGCCAAGAACGTCATCTTCGTCCTCGCCGACGACCTTAGCCCACGCCTGGAGTGCTATGGCGGGGATGTTATCTCCCCCAACCTCGACAACCTTGCCTCCGAAGGCGCTCTCTTTGAGCACGCCTACGCGCAGGCCACGATCTGCACCCCTTCGCGGGCCAGCATCATGACCGGCATGCGCCCCGACGAAGCCGGCCCCCGCGACAACAACTACCGTCGCTCCTATTTCCGGAACTACCACCCGGACGTACAGACCCTTCCGCAGTACGTGCAGCAGTTTGGGTACACCTCGATCGGACTGGGAAAGACCTACGGCCCGCACGATCCCGCCTCATGGTCCCGCGATGACCTTGGCGAGGCCAAAGGCCCCGAGCAATACGCCCTGCCCGAAAACAGCGAGATCTTCATTAAAAACTCCAAAGCAGGCAAACGCGGCTGGTTTAACAGAGGGCCGCTGACCGAGGCTGCCGATGTCCCCGACAATGCCTACCCCGATGGCCGTGTAACCGATCGCGCCATCGAGGTCATTCACGAGCTCAAGGACGAGCCCTTCTTCCTCTATATCGGGTATCAGCGCCCACACCGCCCCTTTACCGCCCCGAAGAAGTACTTCGACATGTACGCGGATAAAGAGTTGTCCTTCCCCGGCCCCGGCGGATACCCCGAGGACGCGCCCGAGTTGGCCCTTAAGAGCCATCGCACCGCCTCCCCCAAGCCCGGCGATAAAAACTATGAGCGTGACTACGACCAACTGCTCGGGCACTACGCCTCGGCCACCTATGTGGATGCGCTTGTCGGTAAGGTGATGGACACGCTCAAAGAGCTCAACCTGGACGACGATACGCTGGTCATCTTCAGCGCCGACCATGGCTTCCATGTGGGTGAAAACGGACAGTGGGACAAGTCGGCCCTCTTTGAAACCACCTGCGCCGTCCCGCTCATTATTTACATGCCCGGCGACAAGGCCCTGCCCCTGCGCATCGACCAGCCGGTCGAGCTGCTCGACATCTACCCGACAGTACTCGACTTCCTCGAGCTGCCCCACCCCCCGCAGCTGGAAGGCAAGAGCCTGCTCCCGCTCATGACCAACAAGGGTGCCTCCGGTAAGGACTACGCCTACACGGAAGTCCTGCGCAGCAAGGGCGGTAAAAACGCCGCCATGAACTGGGACGGCTCCATCGAGGGCCGCAGCCTCCGCAGTGGTGACTACCGGCTGAACCGCTGGTGGGATGCCCACACGGGCGAGGTTCTCGCCATCGAGCTGTACGACTACTCCCTGCCCGAGCCCGAGATCAAAAACCTCGCTGGCGACCCGGCTTACGCCGACGTCCAGGCTCAGCTCCTTGCCCAGCTCAATGAGCAGTGGCCCCTGCCGACTCAGAGCAAATAA
- a CDS encoding LacI family DNA-binding transcriptional regulator, whose amino-acid sequence MPHPTPTPTLRDISQQTGYAVSTVSLALRNDPCVKPETAQRIQQVAGELGYHPNPLVSVLMRQVRDKRTRHERIAVLSCFSESVHRNSHLDPYYRMIHEAIEERARERGYGLDEFYLGDGMYSDTRIENILEARGILGVLLCPGHDDPGEFGHYPTLSSPHLATVLVGLNAFQQNLHHAVTDYYYNIDYALQRALDGGCKRIGLVLDKSKDIVTNCAWVSRYLYFQQSIPAKQRVPLLRPLTLAQLRQDVPAWYKKNRPDVILTAGLPAFRALEEAGIRMPEEVRAINLSKRDNTRMAGIDPHSELLGKLGVDLLVQLLQANQFGPPQYPQTISVKGTWVPGETFPEPESAPARP is encoded by the coding sequence ATGCCCCACCCGACACCTACCCCCACGCTCAGGGATATTTCCCAGCAAACCGGCTATGCGGTCTCTACCGTTTCGCTGGCGCTGCGTAATGATCCATGCGTGAAGCCGGAGACGGCGCAGCGCATCCAGCAGGTGGCGGGCGAGCTGGGATATCATCCGAATCCGTTGGTCTCTGTGCTCATGCGGCAGGTCCGTGATAAGCGCACCCGCCACGAGCGTATCGCGGTCCTGAGCTGCTTTAGCGAGTCGGTCCACCGCAACAGCCATCTCGACCCTTACTACCGGATGATCCATGAGGCGATCGAAGAGCGCGCGAGGGAGCGCGGCTACGGTCTGGATGAGTTTTACCTCGGGGATGGTATGTACTCAGATACGCGCATCGAAAACATTTTAGAGGCCCGGGGTATTCTTGGGGTCTTGCTATGCCCCGGCCACGACGACCCGGGTGAGTTCGGGCATTATCCGACCTTGAGCTCTCCACATCTGGCCACGGTTCTGGTCGGTCTGAATGCCTTCCAGCAGAACCTGCACCACGCCGTTACTGACTACTACTACAATATCGACTACGCCCTGCAGCGTGCTTTGGACGGAGGCTGCAAGCGGATTGGTCTAGTGCTCGACAAGTCAAAAGACATCGTCACGAACTGTGCCTGGGTGTCGCGCTATCTATACTTTCAGCAGAGCATCCCAGCGAAGCAACGGGTGCCGCTTCTGCGCCCGCTCACCTTGGCTCAGCTGCGCCAGGACGTACCCGCATGGTATAAAAAGAACCGGCCGGATGTGATCCTGACGGCGGGCTTGCCTGCTTTTCGTGCGCTGGAGGAGGCGGGTATCCGAATGCCCGAAGAGGTGCGGGCCATTAACCTGTCGAAACGAGATAATACCCGTATGGCGGGTATCGACCCTCACTCAGAGCTGCTGGGAAAGCTCGGAGTGGACCTGCTCGTGCAGCTGCTCCAGGCCAACCAATTCGGCCCCCCTCAGTACCCGCAGACCATTTCTGTCAAGGGCACCTGGGTGCCGGGAGAAACCTTTCCTGAGCCTGAGTCTGCTCCTGCGAGGCCCTAG
- the trpB gene encoding tryptophan synthase subunit beta, translating into MSDYFKTTPTSDGFFGEFGGSFIPPELQSEMDKITDAYFRICKSHDFITELRSIRKHFQGRPTPVYYCRRLSEQLGAGLYLKREDLNHTGAHKLNHCMGEALLAKYMGKKRLIAETGAGQHGVALATAAAYFGLECEIHMGEVDIAKEHPNVVRMKILGAEVVPVSHGLKTLKEAVDSAFQSYLKDPVNTIYCIGSVVGPHPFPMLVRDFQRVVGIEAREQFEEMTGELPDNVVACVGGGSNAMGIFSAFLGDSCDIYGVEPSGRSYETGEHACSMKFGTPGVIHGFKCMMLQDEKGEPGPVYSVASGLDYPGVGPEHCMLGQQGRVNYVDANDKDAIDAFYRLSRQEGIIPALESAHAVAYAFRLAEEKPRQSILVNLSGRGDKDIDFVVDNYGLPEDE; encoded by the coding sequence ATGAGCGATTACTTCAAGACGACCCCGACCAGTGATGGTTTCTTTGGCGAATTCGGCGGCAGCTTTATCCCGCCGGAGCTGCAGTCCGAGATGGACAAGATCACCGATGCGTACTTTCGCATCTGTAAGTCTCACGACTTCATCACGGAGCTGCGGAGCATCCGCAAGCACTTCCAGGGGCGCCCCACGCCGGTCTATTATTGCCGCCGCCTCTCCGAGCAGCTGGGGGCGGGCCTCTACCTCAAGCGTGAGGACCTCAACCACACCGGTGCCCATAAGCTGAACCACTGCATGGGCGAGGCTCTGCTGGCCAAGTACATGGGTAAAAAGCGTCTCATCGCCGAGACCGGAGCCGGGCAGCACGGGGTCGCGCTGGCCACGGCAGCCGCGTATTTCGGGCTCGAGTGTGAGATCCATATGGGCGAGGTAGACATCGCCAAGGAGCACCCGAATGTGGTGCGCATGAAGATCCTCGGGGCCGAGGTCGTGCCGGTCTCCCATGGCCTGAAAACGCTGAAAGAGGCGGTCGATTCGGCCTTCCAGTCCTACCTGAAGGACCCGGTGAACACCATCTACTGCATCGGCTCGGTGGTGGGGCCGCACCCCTTCCCGATGCTTGTGCGCGACTTCCAGCGCGTGGTCGGTATTGAGGCACGGGAACAGTTTGAGGAGATGACCGGCGAGCTGCCTGACAATGTCGTGGCCTGCGTAGGTGGAGGTAGTAACGCCATGGGCATCTTCTCGGCCTTCCTGGGCGACAGCTGTGATATCTACGGCGTCGAGCCCTCGGGGCGTTCCTATGAGACGGGCGAGCACGCCTGCTCGATGAAGTTCGGGACCCCGGGCGTCATCCATGGTTTTAAGTGCATGATGCTCCAGGACGAAAAGGGCGAGCCGGGGCCGGTATACTCGGTGGCCAGCGGGCTGGACTACCCCGGCGTGGGGCCTGAGCACTGCATGCTCGGCCAGCAGGGGCGCGTCAACTATGTCGATGCTAACGACAAGGACGCGATCGACGCCTTTTACCGGCTCAGCCGGCAGGAGGGGATCATCCCGGCGCTGGAGAGCGCGCACGCGGTGGCCTACGCCTTCAGGCTGGCCGAGGAAAAGCCGCGCCAGTCGATCCTGGTGAACCTCAGCGGACGCGGTGACAAGGACATCGACTTCGTGGTGGACAACTACGGCCTGCCGGAGGACGAGTAA
- a CDS encoding heparinase II/III family protein — protein sequence MTRLSPKLFATALATLGVLSGCTKDTLESPDSAPVTPVAQSTETQQTALEVAEFEAPAYLPALGDENGSKPNRQHKRLPPPPAPKRAEIEKIAKLLTKEPVGVGAPASDRQVWDKFAAQPQAKDLIAKAEKALKSPIVPLTAELWQQYDKTGDRVAYQNASSSRYNRLRDLALGEALEYKGRFLPAIEENLTAILDQGSWSVPAHGKTMDVFEGKKFVVELASCQLAWTLATIDYWLADELPSDLRARTKTEIERRVLNPYLNAIRTGKVPGWMTKPNNWTAVCGGAVTGAALTLDLDPMVRAEFIADAEVILGRYIGSFTEEGVSEEGVGYWSYGFSHFLYASEIIRRSTGGAIDLLDDEKVFRISQAPISLEISDRVYGAFGDQSANGKPSQSLLNFSALRYGLPGNDPAQFGQIETGSTHPLGAQAYSLIVRSFGEDTEPVEGFNAQASITDDPALRTWFPESELYIFRPGQTDAPAMSMAMRISNNGESHNHNDIGSYVIVYKGVPVLLDPGMERYTAKSFSPQRYDVALNNSYGHPVPLVANRMQKSGPEASGEVISAVRGDQTDTITVDLTEAYRAPDLDQLIRTMRYERPGKSGSGAITLTDCVTYSQPQNFSTALITRGTFEILDNATVKVTDKGVSLYVTIDTQGQPFAFAQDGVYGFYRPEKAVAKRLGIYLVNPVKSACISISISPTPSDS from the coding sequence ATGACACGCCTTTCCCCCAAGCTTTTCGCCACGGCCCTGGCCACCCTCGGAGTCCTCTCCGGTTGCACCAAGGATACCCTTGAGTCTCCCGATTCAGCTCCCGTCACCCCGGTTGCCCAGAGCACGGAAACGCAGCAAACGGCACTCGAAGTGGCCGAGTTTGAAGCGCCTGCCTACCTGCCCGCCCTCGGTGACGAGAACGGCTCCAAGCCCAACCGCCAGCACAAGCGGCTACCTCCCCCGCCAGCCCCCAAGCGTGCTGAAATCGAGAAGATCGCCAAGCTGCTGACAAAGGAACCAGTCGGCGTGGGTGCTCCGGCCAGTGACCGCCAGGTCTGGGATAAGTTCGCTGCTCAGCCGCAAGCCAAAGACCTGATCGCCAAGGCGGAAAAAGCTCTTAAATCTCCCATCGTACCGCTCACGGCAGAGCTGTGGCAGCAGTACGATAAGACAGGTGACCGTGTCGCCTATCAGAATGCCTCCAGCTCCCGCTACAACCGCCTGCGCGACCTCGCGCTGGGTGAAGCGCTGGAGTACAAGGGCCGCTTCCTCCCTGCCATTGAGGAAAACCTGACCGCCATCCTCGACCAGGGCAGCTGGAGCGTTCCCGCGCACGGTAAGACCATGGACGTCTTTGAGGGGAAAAAATTCGTGGTCGAGCTCGCTTCCTGCCAGCTGGCATGGACGCTGGCCACCATTGACTACTGGCTCGCCGATGAGCTCCCGAGCGATCTGCGCGCCCGCACCAAGACCGAGATCGAGCGCCGTGTCCTCAATCCCTACCTGAACGCTATCCGCACCGGAAAAGTACCCGGCTGGATGACCAAGCCCAACAACTGGACCGCCGTCTGCGGCGGCGCGGTCACCGGTGCAGCGCTGACGCTGGATCTGGACCCGATGGTACGGGCCGAGTTTATCGCAGACGCCGAGGTGATCCTGGGCCGCTATATCGGCAGCTTCACCGAGGAGGGTGTCAGCGAGGAAGGCGTCGGCTACTGGAGTTACGGTTTTTCCCACTTCCTGTACGCCAGCGAGATCATCCGCCGCTCCACCGGCGGAGCCATCGACCTGCTCGACGATGAAAAGGTCTTCCGCATCAGCCAGGCACCCATCAGTCTGGAAATCTCCGACCGCGTCTACGGAGCCTTTGGCGACCAGTCTGCGAACGGAAAACCCAGCCAGAGCCTCCTCAATTTCTCGGCCCTGCGCTACGGCCTCCCCGGTAACGATCCCGCTCAATTTGGACAAATCGAAACCGGCTCTACCCACCCGCTCGGCGCTCAGGCTTATTCGCTAATTGTCCGCAGCTTCGGAGAAGACACCGAGCCGGTGGAAGGGTTTAACGCCCAGGCCAGCATCACCGACGACCCGGCCCTGCGTACCTGGTTCCCGGAGAGCGAGCTGTACATCTTCCGTCCCGGCCAGACCGATGCCCCCGCCATGAGCATGGCGATGCGCATCAGCAACAACGGCGAATCCCATAACCACAATGACATCGGCAGCTACGTCATCGTCTACAAAGGCGTACCCGTGCTGCTCGACCCCGGCATGGAGCGCTACACGGCCAAGTCCTTCAGCCCCCAGCGCTACGATGTCGCGCTGAACAACTCCTACGGTCACCCTGTGCCGCTCGTCGCCAATCGCATGCAGAAGTCCGGCCCCGAGGCCAGCGGGGAAGTCATTAGTGCTGTACGCGGCGACCAGACCGACACGATCACGGTGGACCTGACCGAGGCCTACCGAGCCCCCGACCTGGATCAGCTCATCCGCACGATGCGCTATGAGCGGCCCGGTAAAAGCGGCTCCGGCGCAATCACCCTGACCGACTGCGTGACCTACTCACAACCGCAGAACTTTTCCACCGCCCTGATCACACGTGGCACATTCGAGATTCTCGATAACGCTACCGTAAAAGTGACCGATAAAGGGGTATCGCTGTACGTCACCATCGACACGCAGGGGCAGCCCTTCGCCTTTGCGCAAGACGGTGTCTACGGCTTCTACCGTCCCGAGAAAGCCGTAGCCAAGCGCCTCGGCATTTACCTCGTCAATCCGGTCAAAAGCGCCTGCATCAGCATTAGCATCAGTCCGACACCTTCTGACTCCTAA